The nucleotide sequence GATGTGCCTTCAGCGAACACTGCAGCTGCAACCATTGCAAGCACGCCATCTGTAAATTCATCACCATCGAATTCACCTGCCGTTAGCTTCCCATTGCCTTTCACATGAACGATACCGTTCTCATGCGTTAACGGTACATTCATCGCTTTCAACACATCGACTACGGCACGTTCTCCTTGCTTGCTATGCTCGAGTAGACGATGTACAACAACATCAGAATCAACGACTGAAGCAGCAGCAAGAATTGCTGCAGATCCCGGATAATCACCTTGAACCGAGTACGTTTGAGCACGATATTGTTGCTTGCCAGCAATCCGGTAATGCATCAGATCGTCCGACGCTTCAATAACGATTCCTGCTTGTTGGAGCACTTCTAACGTTTGCCCGATGACAACCTTCGATTTCAAATCATGCAAAACTTCAATTTCACTATCCTCATCGAGTAACGGAGTCAAGAACAAGAGTGAGCTCAAAAATTGTGAGCTTACGTTACCGGACACTTGAATTTTCCCGCCACGAGGATTACCGCCACGAATCGTGATTGGGAGACGGCCATTTTGATGCTCGATTTCTACACCCATACTTTGCAATGCAACGATGAGATCATCATGTGGACGCTTGCCGAGTGATTGCGGATACGTATTTACGAATGTAACCTCTGGAAGCAATGCTGCTGTAGACATTAAAAACCGAAGTACTGCGCCTGCATTTCCGACGTCGAGCTCCTTTACAGCTTTCGGATGACGACCGAAGCCTGTAATGACGATCTTCTCTTCATCCTCTTCAACAATTGCCCCCAGGTCGCGAATACAACGACGCATCGCTTCCCCGTCTTCGCTATGTGCGGGATGTAAAATCGTACTCGTACCCTCTGCCAGCGCAGCAACGAGCAAATAACGAGTCGTATAATTTTTAGAAGATAATGCTTGGATCTCACCTTGTAATCGGCCTGTCGGGGTAACGATCATATCCATGACAATGAGCACACTCCTTCATACATTATGTAATCAATAAATTAGTTATTAGTGCACCTAGCGCAGTCGCAAGTAGTCCTCCTGCATAAGTTGCAATTAAATATACGACTAAAGTCAACCGTGATGCAGATGTACGAAGTGTGACCTTCTGAACATTCAAAGTGGAATACGTCGTCAAGCCACCTAATATTCCCGTTGCGAAGAAAGCATATGCCGCTATATTTTCCTCATTCCAATGTAATCCCATTACAACACCTATGCTTAAGCATCCAACAAGGTTAACAATCAACGTTCCGTAAAATGTAGGCTTACCCTTTCGTTCTAACAGTTTGCCTACACCATATCGAAGTAATGTGCCAATTGCTCCTCCAGATCCAATGGCAACAATCATCGCCCACTCATTCATACGGCTCTCCCCTTAAGTCCCAAGGAATAGCCTGCTGTCGCGATGATCCAGCCACCTACACCACTGAGAAGAACATATATGATTGCGTAGCTATAATTTTGCCCCTCAATGAGCTGCCAAAGTTGTCCGCTAAAGGCACTGAAGGTTGTATATGCTCCAAGAAAGCCTGTTCCCGCTGCTTCTTTAAACCAATGAGGTACTTTATAAGTAGAGGCGTACCCGAACAAAAGTCCGAGCAAGAATGATCCAGTGAGATTCACGAATAGTGTCGGCCAAGGAAATGCTGAAGCTCCATTAGCTGTAGTAAACCACAAACCGATCTCATATCGTAATACCGCGCCCATAAAACCTGCAACACCCACTGCGACAATAAGTCTCATCGCATCCTCCCCATACCCATTTGACAGTGTATCTGGCATTTCATTATGATGAACCTATCGATAAATGAAAGGAAGTATTCATAATGAGTCCATATGGTACAACAACTGTTGAAGAACTAAAAGCACGTTTAGATAAGGGCGAGCATATTCACCTCATTGACGTCCGCGAAGACGAAGAGGTTGCACAAGGCATGATTCCTGGCGCTATTCACCTACCACTTGGACAAATCCCTGATCGCTTAGCGGAAATTCCGAAAGAGGAAGAAGTAATCATCATCTGTCGCAGCGGAGTCCGTAGTGATAATGCATGCCAATACTTAAGCTCACTCGGTTATACAGGCACGGTCAATTTGGTTGGTGGAATGCTTGCGTGGGCTCATCTTCCACAAGACTAATCCCAACGTTAGATTCTAGAAATCCTTCAGCGTATGTAGGAGGTACTGCGTCACTTCAAGCGGTGTTCGGTTCGTTGTATCAATTGTCAGATGTGCAAAATCATAGGCATTTCGCCTCGATTCAAGCAAAGCATGGACACGAGCTTCAGCATCACCTGCGAGCAATGGCCTAGTACCTGCTGCACTAGCACTCGTCACACGGCTGATTAGGCATTCTCGATCAGCAGTCAAAGAGACAACCCAGCCTTGCTGTAACATGACATGTCTGTTCACTTCACGTAGAACAGCTCCGCCACCGGTAGCAATTACTTTGGGGCTTCCAGATAATACGTCCTGAATAACTGCTGTCTCCATATCGCGAAACACTTCTTCGCCATTATCTTCAAACAATTGTGGAATCGACTTCCCCGCGCGTCTTACGACTTCATCATCCGTATCTATACGATCCCAACCAAGACGTTCTGAAAGCAACCGACTTACCGTTGATTTTCCTGTCCCCATAAAGCCTACAATGACAATACTTCGACTCTTGTCGAATTCAACCATTGTCCGTTCCCCATTCCTTCAATCTACACTTTTTCTATCATATCATATCGTCCTTAAGGTATAAATCAGCGATTTCGTCCGTAAATTGATGATGTACACACTCTGTGATGAAGGTGATGTTCCTTTTGCCAACGATACCTAGTCAAATACAGTTCGACTACCCGTTAAATCGGCTACTTGATCCATCCTATCCACTGTGTAGAGACGATGTGAAAATCGCATTAGACTATATCAAGCAAAAAGTGGCCGAAGGTGCACCCGAATGGTCGGGGCTCGATCGGCCACAGTTACTAGCTCACTTTGTTTGTTTTGCGGATATGGCCATGCTCCTTATTCATCGGCGTAGTCCAAGCCTTACTGAGACGGCTTGCTTTCGCGCAATGCTAAGTCAGTTAATTCCACAAATATCGGCCACGACAACGTCTTAGGAGTTCAACCAATTATGGTGGAAGCTACCTTCCTTATCCAAACGCTTAAATGTATGTGCACCGAAGTAGTCACGTTGCGCTTGAAGCAGGTTTGCAGGTAGACGCTCCGAACGATAGCTGTCATAGTAAGCAATTGCGCTTGCGAACGACGGAACCGGAATTCCGTAACCAATCGCTGTCGATACAACTTCACGCCATGCATCTTGATAGGACTCAACAACGTTCTTGAAGTATTCATCAAGCAACAGGTTGCGAAGCTGCGCATCGCGATCGTAAGCATCTTTAATATTTTGCAAGAAGCGTGCACGAATGATGCAGCCTCCACGGAAGATCATTGCGATGTCGCCATAACGCAAGTTCCAACCATACTCTTCAGACGCGGCACGCATTTGAGCGAAGCCTTGTGCATAGGAGCAGATTTTGCTTGCAAACAATGCTTTACGAACACTTTCGATGAATGCGGCTTTATCGCCTTGGAATGCAGAAGTTTTCGGTCCTTTAAGCACTTTGCTAGCAGCAACGCGCTCTTCCTTCATTGCAGAAAGGAAACGTGAGAATACGGATTCTGTAATGATGGAAAGAGGTACACCGAGGTCGAGTGCACTTTGGCTCGTCCACTTGCCTGTACCTTTTTGACCTGCTGCATCCAAAATAACATCGATCATTGGCTTACCCGTCTCAGGGTCTTTCGCAGCAAAGATATCAGTTGTGATTTCGATCAGGTAGCTATCAAGCTCGCCTTTATTCCACTCTGCAAAAATACTGTGAAGCTCGTCTGTGGACAAGCCCAATACATCCTTCAACAATTGGTAAGCTTCGCAAATTAATTGCATATCGCCGTACTCGATCCCGTTATGAACCATCTTTACATAGTGGCCAGCGCCATCGGGTCCGATATATGTACAGCAAGGATCGCCATTAACCTTAGCGGAAATTCCTGTAAGAATTGGCTCGACTAGACGATAAGCTGATTCAGGACCACCTGGCATAATCGACGGGCCTTTAAGCGCTCCCTCTTCTCCACCTGATACACCTGTTCCAATGAAGTTGAAGCCCTTAGCTGTCAATTCCTCGCTACGACGTTGCGTGTCAGGGAAATAAGCGTTACCACCATCAATGATAATGTCCCCTTGATCTAGATACGGAATCAGAGAATCGATTGTCGCATCTGTTCCTGCGCCCGCTTGAACCATAATCAAAATTTTGCGTGGCTTCTCAAGCGAATTAACAAACTCTTCTACAGAGAATGTTCCTACTAATTTTTTTCCTTTGCCATCCGTATTCAACAAATCATGTGTTTTCTCTGCGGAACGGTTATATACCGCTACAGTGAATCCACGGCTCTCAATGTTTAGAGCAAGGTTGCGTCCCATTACGGCTAAGCCGACGACGCCAATGTTTGCATTCGACATTTTTCCTCATCCTTTAATACAAAATTTTCACAATATCTATATTGTACTCTTTTTATGAGAAGAAGAAAACCTTCAAACATCGTTCATTCTTGAAATGTTTTTAGAAAATTCTTCTTGCTTTTTTTATTAACTTATTATTTAATAGTAACTATACAATACTTAGGGAGATGATTAATATGTCAGCAAACACTTGGAATTTAGACAAATCACACAGCGGGATCAATTTTAGTGTGCGTCACATGATGATTACGAACGTTCGTGGATCGTTCAATGACTTCTCAGCAGAAGTTACTGCCGACCCATCCAATCTGGCAGGTGCACAAGTTAAGATTCAAATTGCTGCTGCTAGTATTGATACGAAGGATGAAGGTCGCGACGGTCACTTGAAATCGCCAGACTTCTTCAACGTAGAACAATATCCAAACTTGGAATTTGTAGCAACAAGCCTTACTCATAAGAGCGGTGATGATTATAAGCTTGTTGGCGATCTTACAATCGCAGGAGTAACGAAATCCGTTGAATTGGTGACTGAAATTTCTGGTCCTGCTAAAGATCCTTGGGGCAACGAGAAAATCGGTGTTGTAGCAGATGGAGCAATTAGCCGCGCTGAATTCGGATTGACTTGGAATGCGGCTCTTGAAACAGGTGGCCTCCTCGTTGGCGATAACATCAAGCTGCACATCGAGCTTGAATTCGCGAAAGCTTAATAGAAGCTAAATACTAATATCAATCAATACTAGGGGCTGTCTTATCAGCTTCCGTGAAATAGGCTGACCCATAAGTAACTTATGGGCAGCCTTATTTTTTTATCTCGATTATGGTTTTTGCGGGTATGTATCTCCCTCCGGTGCTATTGAAATCGTGAAATCAGATTGGATAACCCCTTAACAAGGTCATTTCACGATTTCAAAGGCACCGCTGTCGCTCCTCCAGGAGATACATACCCTCTTTTCTTTATCGACTTAGGTAAGAATAAGTCCTATAAAACCACAAAATGGGTAGCACAGGATTAACCCCCTGTACCACCCATTATCTATTCATTGGCCACCGATTAATCGTTTACAATTCTAATTGCAGCATCTCTGTACGCATTTCGATTAACTTTGCTTTACTCGCTTCCACCTCTTCGGCTCGCCCTTCTTTGAGCGCTTCGAACAAGACTGCAAGCTCGTAGTCTATTTCTAAACGCAGCACTCCAACTCGCAGTTCAGCGCGCTTAGATTTGTAGGCTTGAACCATGTCTTCAATCGTGATCTGCGGTCTCTTCTGAAATACAATCCGATGTTCCATGCCGGACACCTCCACAAGACGGATTATTTCACCGAACATGATATTTTCTATTACGAGCACTTGACGATCTCTAAACCTCTTTACAACAGCATGACCTCGTGATGCATTGATGAGCTTTTCAATCCACTGCCCCAGTTTCTCATCCTTAATTAAATAATCTCCAACTAATTTATAGCGATTCAGGACACGTTGAAACTTCAGCTTTAATAGCTTTCGACCCGTTCGCACAGACACAATGAACAAATGCTCATTTTCGTTCCAATACAGCGAATAACCTTCCTGGATCAGCTCTCGGATTAAGTTTTGGATTTGTCTACGATCGAATCGGAGCTCCAGATTACAATATTCTACTTCGTGGCTGTTGCTCACGGCCATCCCCCCTCCAGCAACCTGTGCGCGGCTTGAGATATTGACCGAATGTTCTGAATACTTTGACTTACTTCTATCTTATACTCCATCATATGTTATGGCAACTTGGTTTCTTGACTATTTTTTGAAGAGAACCGAAACGATTACCCCGATCTTTTATCAATGCTAT is from Candidatus Cohnella colombiensis and encodes:
- a CDS encoding shikimate kinase, which codes for MVEFDKSRSIVIVGFMGTGKSTVSRLLSERLGWDRIDTDDEVVRRAGKSIPQLFEDNGEEVFRDMETAVIQDVLSGSPKVIATGGGAVLREVNRHVMLQQGWVVSLTADRECLISRVTSASAAGTRPLLAGDAEARVHALLESRRNAYDFAHLTIDTTNRTPLEVTQYLLHTLKDF
- a CDS encoding YceI family protein, coding for MSANTWNLDKSHSGINFSVRHMMITNVRGSFNDFSAEVTADPSNLAGAQVKIQIAAASIDTKDEGRDGHLKSPDFFNVEQYPNLEFVATSLTHKSGDDYKLVGDLTIAGVTKSVELVTEISGPAKDPWGNEKIGVVADGAISRAEFGLTWNAALETGGLLVGDNIKLHIELEFAKA
- a CDS encoding CrcB family protein, with the protein product MNEWAMIVAIGSGGAIGTLLRYGVGKLLERKGKPTFYGTLIVNLVGCLSIGVVMGLHWNEENIAAYAFFATGILGGLTTYSTLNVQKVTLRTSASRLTLVVYLIATYAGGLLATALGALITNLLIT
- the gndA gene encoding NADP-dependent phosphogluconate dehydrogenase, coding for MSNANIGVVGLAVMGRNLALNIESRGFTVAVYNRSAEKTHDLLNTDGKGKKLVGTFSVEEFVNSLEKPRKILIMVQAGAGTDATIDSLIPYLDQGDIIIDGGNAYFPDTQRRSEELTAKGFNFIGTGVSGGEEGALKGPSIMPGGPESAYRLVEPILTGISAKVNGDPCCTYIGPDGAGHYVKMVHNGIEYGDMQLICEAYQLLKDVLGLSTDELHSIFAEWNKGELDSYLIEITTDIFAAKDPETGKPMIDVILDAAGQKGTGKWTSQSALDLGVPLSIITESVFSRFLSAMKEERVAASKVLKGPKTSAFQGDKAAFIESVRKALFASKICSYAQGFAQMRAASEEYGWNLRYGDIAMIFRGGCIIRARFLQNIKDAYDRDAQLRNLLLDEYFKNVVESYQDAWREVVSTAIGYGIPVPSFASAIAYYDSYRSERLPANLLQAQRDYFGAHTFKRLDKEGSFHHNWLNS
- a CDS encoding rhodanese-like domain-containing protein, encoding MSPYGTTTVEELKARLDKGEHIHLIDVREDEEVAQGMIPGAIHLPLGQIPDRLAEIPKEEEVIIICRSGVRSDNACQYLSSLGYTGTVNLVGGMLAWAHLPQD
- a CDS encoding CrcB family protein, encoding MRLIVAVGVAGFMGAVLRYEIGLWFTTANGASAFPWPTLFVNLTGSFLLGLLFGYASTYKVPHWFKEAAGTGFLGAYTTFSAFSGQLWQLIEGQNYSYAIIYVLLSGVGGWIIATAGYSLGLKGRAV
- the aroA gene encoding 3-phosphoshikimate 1-carboxyvinyltransferase gives rise to the protein MDMIVTPTGRLQGEIQALSSKNYTTRYLLVAALAEGTSTILHPAHSEDGEAMRRCIRDLGAIVEEDEEKIVITGFGRHPKAVKELDVGNAGAVLRFLMSTAALLPEVTFVNTYPQSLGKRPHDDLIVALQSMGVEIEHQNGRLPITIRGGNPRGGKIQVSGNVSSQFLSSLLFLTPLLDEDSEIEVLHDLKSKVVIGQTLEVLQQAGIVIEASDDLMHYRIAGKQQYRAQTYSVQGDYPGSAAILAAASVVDSDVVVHRLLEHSKQGERAVVDVLKAMNVPLTHENGIVHVKGNGKLTAGEFDGDEFTDGVLAMVAAAVFAEGTSRFYNVENLRYKECDRITDYLTELRKAGARVEEKQDEIIVHGRPEGVEGGVEIDAHIDHRVIMALSIVGLRAKQPIRIKDAHHVAKSYPQYFDHLKALGAQVEWVN